The following proteins come from a genomic window of Shewanella halifaxensis HAW-EB4:
- a CDS encoding MFS transporter has translation MSHQERKSYLALTLATLAFAACFSVWTLYSILGIELQRQLNLSSTEFGLLLAAPIFTGAIFRIPIGFLAEKVSCRSLFFWQMLSVVPPLFYLPYVETFSGYITLGFLIGISGVSFTIGIRYVTDWFETKHQGFALGVFGAGNAGAAITLVLVPLVVEFYGWKTIGTVYGFGMIFMAILFRLFAPEVNAFYKNKQQTKSFEFYWEPLKQLQVWRFGLYYYFVFGSFLALLLWLPQYYVSAYGLSLTQSLALTLLFVTSSSIVRAVGGWFADTFGARTVNWSAFWICMVCLFFLSYPPTTMTVHGVEKDVTVAFEVNVWLFTLLIVIIGLAQGFGRASIYKTIYDYYPHHMGSVGGVVAAVGALGGCTLPILFGLSVDVIGVYSACFMLLYGVLALCMVVMYFAIRAEREQKLLKEAIANNFLEKD, from the coding sequence ATGAGCCACCAGGAACGTAAATCATATCTCGCCCTTACTCTAGCGACACTGGCATTTGCTGCATGTTTTTCTGTTTGGACTCTATATTCAATTCTGGGGATTGAGCTACAACGTCAGCTCAATCTGAGTTCGACTGAGTTTGGTCTGTTACTGGCTGCGCCCATTTTTACCGGGGCGATCTTTCGTATACCGATAGGTTTTTTAGCTGAGAAAGTCTCTTGTCGGTCACTGTTTTTCTGGCAAATGCTTTCGGTTGTTCCTCCACTTTTTTACCTTCCTTATGTCGAAACATTTTCCGGTTATATCACCTTGGGGTTCTTAATCGGGATTAGTGGTGTCTCCTTCACCATCGGCATCCGCTACGTTACCGATTGGTTTGAAACCAAGCACCAAGGTTTTGCGCTAGGGGTGTTCGGCGCCGGTAACGCCGGGGCGGCGATCACTCTGGTGCTGGTACCTCTGGTCGTGGAGTTTTATGGCTGGAAAACCATCGGCACAGTGTACGGATTTGGCATGATATTTATGGCTATCCTGTTTCGCCTATTTGCTCCAGAGGTTAATGCCTTTTATAAGAATAAGCAGCAAACTAAGAGTTTTGAGTTCTATTGGGAGCCATTAAAGCAGCTGCAGGTATGGCGCTTTGGGCTCTATTACTATTTTGTTTTTGGCAGCTTTCTGGCCTTGCTGCTTTGGCTGCCACAATATTATGTATCGGCATACGGTCTGTCTTTGACCCAATCCTTGGCGCTGACTCTGCTGTTTGTTACTAGCTCTAGTATTGTGCGTGCGGTGGGGGGCTGGTTTGCCGACACCTTTGGTGCTCGCACGGTTAACTGGAGCGCCTTTTGGATCTGCATGGTGTGTCTGTTTTTCCTGAGTTACCCTCCAACAACCATGACGGTCCACGGCGTAGAAAAAGATGTCACCGTTGCGTTTGAAGTTAATGTTTGGCTGTTTACTCTGCTGATTGTGATCATCGGTTTGGCACAGGGTTTTGGTCGAGCCAGTATCTACAAGACAATATATGACTATTATCCACACCATATGGGGAGCGTCGGGGGCGTCGTCGCTGCAGTGGGGGCGCTGGGTGGCTGTACGCTACCGATTTTATTTGGTCTGTCTGTTGACGTGATCGGCGTATATAGCGCGTGCTTTATGCTGCTGTATGGCGTGTTAGCTCTGTGTATGGTGGTGATGTACTTTGCTATTAGGGCCGAGCGGGAGCAGAAACTGCTTAAGGAAGCGATTGCGAACAATTTCTTGGAAAAGGATTAG